The genomic DNA TCGTCGATGTACCGGCCCGCCTTGCCGATCACGACCGCCAGTTCCGCCTCGTAGTCGACCTGCTGGCTGACGCGCGGCAAAACGATCGGTTCACCCGGACCGATGAGCGCATTGGCGAACTTGTTGAAGAGTTCCGGATACTGCGGGATCGGCGAGTTCGTCTCCCTCGCGTGGTCGGCATAGTTCAACCCGAGGCAGATGATCTTCCCCGGTCGCAGGAGCGGCGCCCGCAGGCGCACCGCCGGCGCGTCGGCTGCTACCACCATCCCGCGTTGCAGCGCGCTCTCGCGATCGCGCGCCAACTCTTCTCGTGCGAAGGCGACCGCTTCCCGCGCTCGACCGAGCCCATCACGAGCCAGCAGGAGCGCCATGTCCGGTGGGCATTCCGCGAGCGCCCGCCCGACTGCATCCGTCACCCCCTGCTGGCGCACGAGCTCCGTGTACGCCTGTGGGATATCGAGAATCCAGCCGTCCTCCAGAACTCCGACGCTCGTCCGACCCCGCTCGCTGTAGGTGACCAGTCGCATGGCCCTTCCCTTCCGCCGTCTCACGTCCCGTCCCCGAAGCTCGCCGGTGGCGGCGCTTCCGTCCAGACATTAAAAACTGCGGAAAGCTCACCGCGCCAGATCCGGGGACCTTCCCAGCGGTTCGGGAGCCGCGCCACGTCCGCCGTGATCTCGATCCGGTTGCCCGAAGGATCGCGCACGGAGAGGAACGAGTTCCCACCTCCACCGGGCCAGCGACCGACGGGCTCTCGCGGCCGTCTCGTCTCGGCCGCCCGAGACCGGTGGCAACCGGTCCCTGTCCATCGCTCCCCGCTGTCCCTGGCCGTGGCCGAGCGACGAGTCGTCCACCAGTCTCGTGCGACCAGCCTTCCGGCACGCGAGCAGCCGACACCGCATGCTGCCACGTCGTGATCCCGTCGAACCACGGAGGCGTGAGCGACTCGAGCGGACGTTCGCGGCTGAAGACACCGACTAGGGCGTCGGTGACGACGCCCCTGAGCCGCTGCCACGCGGTGCCGCTCGGCTCCTCGCCGACGACGTGTTACGGCACGGACGACGAACACGACGATCACCGCGCCGATCGTCGCGACCACGATGCTCCCGATCAGCCCAGCGCTCCCGCTGATACCGAGGAGCGAGAAGAGGAGATCCCCGATGAAGGCACCGATCAGCCCCAGGATGAGGTCTCCGACGAGTCCACGACCACCGCCGGTCAAACGACCTGCCAACCAGCCTGCCACGATTCCGACGATGATCCAACCGATGATGCCCCCCGGATCGAGTTCCATCTCTCCCCTTCCCTTCCGCCTCTCGGCGCCCCGGCAGCGATGCGTGGACGATACGAGATCGACAGACCGTTTGACAACCACATCGTTTTGATCCTCTCGCTACCCGAGCCCGCACTGCGCCACCGGCGTCTCGGTCTCTTCCGCGCCTACCGACAACTCTTGACAACGACCGCTGGCTCGGTTAGTCTCCGCTGCACGAGACCGATCGGAGCGGTTCCGTGGACGAGTTCCAGACGCTTCTCGTCGCTGCGCTGCTGCACGATCTTGGCAAGCTCTGGCAACGGACCGGCCAACGCCACGGCGACCGCTACGTGGGATACGGCCCCAGCGACTACGGGCACAACGGTGCCCACGCCAAGTGGAGCGCCGACGCAGTCGAAGAGTGGCTCCCGCAGTGGCGCGCTGCAGCGGACGCGATCCTCCGCCACCATCAGCCGACCGACCGGCTCGCTCGCCTCGTCGCCCTGGCCGACCGCCTCTCGGCTGCCGAGCCCGACGATGCCGAGTCCGACCAGCCGCCGGTACCGCCCGGTGGAGGGGCGCTCTGGGCAGCCACGCGCCCCGGGCAACGCCAGTTGCGCAGTATCTTCACCCGCCTGCAGCTCGCCGGTGCCCCCGATCCCGCACCGGCCTACTGGCCGCTCGCGCCACTCGCGCTCGCGCCGGAGGTGCTCTTCCCCAATGCGTCACCTGTCGACGAGGCCAGCGAGCGGCAGGGCTACGAAGCACTCTGGCAGCGTCTCGTCGAGGATCTCGAGACCATCCCAGCGACGCTCGACTTCGACGCGCGTCTCACCACCGTGCTCCATCTCCTCCACCGCTACACCTGGTGCGTCCCTTCGGCGTACTACCGGCAGAACGTCGCCGATATCTCGCTCTACGACCACCTCCGCACCACCGCAGCGATCGCCGCTGCGCTCGACCGCTCCGGTCTCGACGACGAAACGCTCGCGGCACTGCTCGAGCACCAGCTGCCGCACTGGGACAGCCCGCGCCTGGCGCTGCTGGCAGCCGACGTCACCGGTATCCAGCGCTTCCTCTACACGCTCACCGCTGCACGGGCCGCCCGCAGCCTGCGCGGGCGCTCCTTCTTCCTCCAGCTCGTCACCGAGGCGGTCGGTCGCTGGCTCCTCCGCCGCCTCGACCTCCCCATCGTCAACCTGCTCTACGCTGGCGGCGGCCGCTGCTACCTGCTCACCCAGCTGCCGAGCGACGACCAGCTGACCGCCCTCCGCCACGACCTCGACCGGATCCTCCTCGCCACGACCGACGGCGAGCTGTACCTCGCGCTCGCCTGCCGCCCGCTCGCCTGTGCCGATCTCGCCGAACCGGAGCGCTTCCGCGCCGCCTGGAACGCCTTGCACGCCGCCCTCCAGGAGGCCAAGGCACGCAAGTTCGCCGCGCTCGATCCGGTCGAACTGGCCGATCGCTTGTTCGCCCCGCGCGGGATCGGCGGTCCCGAGCCGCCCTGCGCCATCTGCCGCCGCGAGGATCCGCGAGCGCGCCGCGAGGACGACGAGCGGATCTGTCGCCGCTGCGATTCCCTGATCGACCTCGGCACGGCCCTGCGCCGCGCCCGCTGGCTCTTCCTGCGCGAGGTCCAGCCGCTCTCCCCGGACGACGCGGCGAGCCCCAGCTACCAGTCGACGCTCCAGGCGCTCGGGCTCGAGCTCCATCTCGCCGAAACGGACGACGAGCTGAGAGCCTTGGTACAGCTCGGGCCAGGAACGCTCCTCCGGATCGACGACACCGACTTCTTGACCGGTCCGGCACTCGACGTCGCCGAGGCCAGCGGCACCATCGGGCTCGGTTTCGCCTTCCTCGCCAACGTCGTGCCGCTCGATCCCGACGGCTCGGTGACCGAGTTCGCGACCATCGCGACCTCCGGTGCGGGGGCGAGTGGACTCGGCATCCTGCGCATGGACGTCGACGACCTGGGTCGGCTCTTCGCCGAGGGGCTGGGCCAGCACCTCTCCCTCTCGCGGCTCGCCAGTCTCTCCAGCGGCCTCCGGCTCTTCTTCGAAGGCTGGCTGGCCGAGCTGGCCCGGCACTGGAACCGGACGAAGCGCCCGGTCTACCTCGTCTACGCTGGTGGCGACGACGTCTTCGCGGTCGGGCACTGGCAGAGCATGGCCAGCTTCGCCCGCACCGTCCGCGACGACTTCCACCGCTTCACGCAGGACAACCCCTCGCTCCACTTGTCGGCCGGGATCGCCGTCGTCCCCGAGCACGCCCCGCTCTATCAGGCCGCTGACGACGCGCGGGAGGCCCTCGAGGCAGCCAAGCTGCGGAGCGAGGACGGTCGTGTGGTCAAGAATGCCGTCACCTTCCTCGGCCGTACGCTCGACTGGTCGCGCTTCAGTACCGTCGCCGCGCGGGTCGAGCAGCTCGCCAGCTTCGTCGCACGCGGGGAACTCCCGCGCTCCTTCCTCCACGGCCTCGCTGCGATCGGCCGACTCTACGAGGAGGCGCACGACGAGGCGCAGCGCCGGGGCACGCTGCGCCCCGGCCAGTTGGTGTACGGTCGCTGGTTGTGGCTCGCCGCCTACTTCCTCGCTCGGGCTGCCGAACGGTTACCGGAAGGCTCTGCCGCCCGCGAGTGGATCGAGCGTCTGCGCGACGAGATCCGGCATCCCGACGTCATCGCGACCCTCTGGCTCGCTGCCCGCTGGGCCGAACTCGCCACGCGAAAGGAGGAGAAGGGATGAGTGTGCAGCGTCCAGCCTCTGGACAGGCTCGTGGGGGAGGCCGTCCTGGCTTCGAGCCGCCGACCGAAGAGGAGATCCGACGCATCGTGGTCGAGGGCGATCCGCTCACGCTCGTGCAGGTGGCGGAACGGGTCGGCCGCGACCTCGCCCGACCCGGCGGCAATCCGCGGAGTCCGGACGCGTTAGCGACGAGTCAGATCCGCTCCGTCTTCGGCAAAGTCCGAGAACTCGACATACACGTCCGTACGGCAGCAGCATCGGTGACCGAACTCGACCAGGAAACGTACCGGGAACTCCAGTTGCTCCGCCCCAAGCTCGCCTACCAGGCGGCACGCACGAATGGCAAAGGGGTACAGTGGCTCAAGGAGACACTCGAGCCCGCCATCCTGCTCGTCGAGCGCGACCGCGAGCGCTTCCAGCACTTCGTCGACTTCTTCGAGGCCATTCTCGCCTATCACAAGGCATACGGTGGACAGTGAGGGGAGGGCACCCACGAGCGCGACGGCTCGACCGGCGAACCGGAACGCGACGATCCTCGGCCGGATCCGCCTGACCGGTATCGTCCGCGCGATCACCGGCTTACGCATCGGCGGTGCAGCTGGCGGGCTCGCCATCGGTGCACTCGACAATCCGGTCGTCCGCGACCCCCTCACCAACCAACCCTACGTCCCGGGTTCCTCGCTCAAGGGGAAACTCCGCTCGCTGTCCGAGCGCATCGAGGGACTGACGACCAACTGGCGGATCAACAATGTCTACATCCATGTCTGTGCCGGTGACCGGCAAGACGGCCGCAATCCGACCTATGACAACTGCCCGGTCTGCCCAGTCTTCGGCGTTCCGGGCGACCAATATCCCTCCGCACCGACCCGGCTGGTGGTGCGCGACGCCTTCCTCACCGAGTCGAGCGTACGCGAGCTCGAGGCGCTGCGGCTCGACCTACCCTATTCCGAGATCAAGTGGGAAGCCGCGATCGATCGTGTCACTTCGGCAGCCGTGCCCCGGCAGGTCGAGCGTGTCCCGGCCGGTGCCGCCTTTGCCTGCGAGATGGTCTACACCCTCTACGAGCCCCGCGACGTCGACCGCTTCTGGACGGTCGCCCGCGCCCTCGCGCTCCTCGAGGACGACTACCTCGGGAGCTACGGCTCGCGCGGCAGCGGCAAGGTCCGCTTCGAGAACCTGACGCTCAGCGTCCGCCCGCGCCCGCACTACGACCAGCCGGTCGCCCAGCTCCCCCAGCGGACCTTCGACTCGGTCGACGCGCTGCTCGCGGCACGCGATGACGTGCTCGCCTGGTTGCGCGAGGCAGCCGGTCTCGCCGGGCAGGCAGGGTGACGCGATGCCGACGGTCACTACCTACCTCCTCCGTTTCCGCGGACCGCTCCACGTCGCCGAACGGGGCGTCGGGATCGAGGAGACCGCCGAGTTCGTCCACTCGGACACGCTCTTCAGCGCCCTCTGCTCGGTGGTCCGTCTCGGGTGGGGAGAGAGCGAGCTGCAGCGCTTCCTCGCGCCGTTCCGCGCCGGTGAACCGTCATTCCTCTTCTCCAGCGCCTTCCCCTTCGCCGGGTCCGTCCGCTTCCTGCCCAAACCGCAGCTGGCGCTTCCCAGTCCGCCGCCCGATGACGCGCGCAAGCGGCTCCGCCAGACCCGCTGGGTCTCGCTCGGACTGTTCCAGGCCTGGCTCAGCGGCGAGCTGCCGGGCGACGCCTTCGCTCCAGCGGCCTTCCTCCCCCCTGTCGCAGCCTGGCTCCTTCCCAGCGAGCGTCGTGCCCTTCCCCGGAGCTTCACCCGTGACGGCATCCCGCTCTGGGTCCGCGACGTCGTCCCCCGCGTTGCCATCGACCGCGTCACCAATGCCTCGCAGGTGTTCCGCTCGGGCCGGCTCCGCTTCGGACCGGACTGCGGCCTCTTCGTCCTCGTCGAATGGCGCGACGCGAGCTGGCGCCCGCTCGTCGAGGCAGCGCTCGCCGAGCTGGGGCAGCTGGGACTGGGCGGCTTGCGCTCGACCGGCCACGGCCAGTTCTCCCTGGAGCCAGGCGAAGAGATCGATGTCCCGGAACGGGAACAGGCTCCTGGCCTGGTGACGCTCTCCCTCTACGCTCCTACCCGGTCCGAACTCGCGGCCGGAGTCCTGGGCCCGTTCGCCCGCTTCGACCTCGCCCTCCGCGGCGGCTGGATCGCCTCGCCCGACGGCGCGAGCTACCGGCGCCGCGAACTGCGCATGGTCAGCGAGGGCTCGGTCGTGGCACGACCGCCGGGGACGACCGTCCTCGGGCAGCTCGTCGACGTCACGCCGGAGGTCATGCGCACCGTGCATCCGGTCTACCGTTACGGGTACGCCTTCACCGTCCCGGTCGACCTGAAGGAGTAGGCCCATGTCGGAACCCGCTCGCGCTCGTCCGCTCCTCGCACTCCGTTCCTACCAGCTCGAACTCGAAGTCCTCTCCCCGCTCCACGTCGGCGCCGGTGGACCGCCGCTCGTCGGTGGCTACGACGTCGTCGCCGATGCCGCGCGGGGACGCTTCTACCTCATCGACGTCGAGCGCCTCATCGCCGAGCGGATGACCGAGGAGCGGATCCGCCGCGGCGAGGATCCCCGCGTCGACAACCTGATCACGTCGGACGAATGGCCCCAGTACACCCGTGCAGTCCTGCCCGGTCCGCGCGGCCAGGACGTCGCGAGCCAGACCCGCCAGCACTGGACCCTGCTCCCCTTCGCACGCGACGCACGCGGCCATCCCTATCTCCCCGGCAGCAGCCTCAAGGGCGCGCTGCGCACCGCGCTCGCCTACGCCCTCCTCCGCGAGGAGCTCCGGTCTCTCGCGCAACAGGGACAGCCGCAACGGTTCGAAGGGACACCGATCGGGCGTGCGCTCCTCGACCAGCTCGGAGCGGAGAGGCGACCCAGCCGTGAATGGTTCGCCCGCCCGCTCGAGACACGCCTCTTCCAGCAGAGCGAGCAGTTCGACCCCAACCACGACCTCTTGCGCGCCCTCCGGCCAGCCGACTCCGCCCCGCTCCCACCCGACGCGACCGTCGTCGAGCAGGTGGGGATCTACCGGCTGACCGGTGATGGCCTCCAGCTCGTCAGCCGGAAGCACCGCTGGCTGGTCGAGGCACTCCCCGAGGGGACGCGACTCCAGCTCCGGCTCGACCTCGACTTCGGCGTCGCACGTGGACTGCCCGCGCAGGAACGAAAGGTCGTCGAGATCGAGCAGCTCTTCCGTGCCTGCCGCGAGTTCGCCTGGCGACTCGTGGGTGTCGAGTTGCGACGCATGCAAGAGACGCGGAGCCAGGTCACCGGCTTCTACCGCGAGCTGGCGGAGCGCATCCGGGAGGCTGCCCGCGCCGCGACGCCGGAAACCTACCTCCAGCTCGGCTGGGGCACCGGCTGGCGCGCCAAGACGATCGGCCCGCTGCTCGAACTCTCCGACGTCGAGGACGGCCGAGAGGTCCTCGCCCAGCTGGTCACGGGACTCCGGCTCGGGCGCGGCCAGCAGAAACTACCCTTCCCGCGCACGCGTCGCTTCGTTGAACGGAACAGCCAGGCTGCCCGCCCGCTCGGCTGGGTCTGCCTGCGCCTGCTCGCCGCACCAGCCGGTGCAGATGCCTGACCGGTGCCGCGGGCGCCCGCCGCGCGGCAGTCGGCGCGCAGCGCGGCCGGCTCGCGCACCGCGAGTGCAGGCGACGACCGACCGGGCCGAGCGGCGACGCCGGGACCGACCGTACCCTGGCCTGTCCGGAAGCCCGCTCACCAGGACTGGCGGCGCTTCCACGCCGCTTCCGGCCAGCGTCCCCGTCCGCGACGCGCGCCGCGCCTCCTGCCGGCTCGCGACGGGACATCCGGACGATGGAGACTCACGCGCCGCCCTGCTGGGGTAGACTCGATGGTGAGCCGTCGCACCGCCCTCCCGACTCCTCCAGCCAGGGGAGGCACGCCGTGGCCAACCACGAACCGCCCGCCAACCGGCTCCTCCTCGTCTCGACCATCGGCAACCGCGACCTCACGCTCGACGGTCAGCCGATTCCGCCCGAACAGTTCCGCGCGACCTGCGAGGGGCTGCTCCGCGAGCTGCAGCGCGAGCGCGACTCGACTCTCGCCCGGCTCGACGCACCGATCCTCGAGCGGCTGATCACGTGGATCCTCGACCGCCATGCCGATCCCGACGAGCGTCCCCAGCTGCGCGTCTACCTCGTCGCCAGCGACCAGGAGGACGAGCAGTTCCGCGCCAGCGATACCGTCGCCGCCGCCCGCCTCCTCCAGGAGTGGATCCCGCACGCCTACGGCCGCGACACGGTCGAGAAGGTCGCGATCTGGCGCATCGACACCAACCCAGCCGACTACGACGACGCCGTCCGCTTCTACCGCCTGCTCATCGGCCAGCGGGCTGTCCCCGATCCCCGCACCTTCGCCGTCGCCTATCTCAACCCGACCGGCGGGACTCCAGCCCTGGCCTTCGGGCTGTTGACTGTCCTGGCACCGTTCTTCGGCGAGCGAGCGCTCGTCGTCTACCTTCCGGCCCGGACACGCCGGCCCACGCCGATGGACGTCGGTGCCGCTTTCCGCCAGCACCAGGCACTCGAGGACGCCGCCCGCGCGCTCCAGCGCTGGGACTTCGCGCATGCTGCCGATCTGCTCCGCGTCGCGCTGGCCCCCCTCCCGCTGTTCGCGTTCGCGGAAGTGCTCGCGTACCGGGCCGCTTTCGACTTCCGCCGCGCCCTCCACCGGCTCGAAGGGACAGTCATGCCAGCGAGTCGGGGCTCGCTCCGCCAGCTGGCCCGCGCCGAGCAGGAAGCCCTCGCTCGCTTGCTGGCCGACGCGGAAGCGCTCGAGCGGGCCCGCGAGCCGTGCCCCGAGCGGTATCCAGCCTTGCTCGTCGAGCTGTACGGCTCGGCAGTCGTCGCCTGGGAACAAGAGCGGTACGCCGACTTCCTGTCCCGCGTCTTCCGCTTCGAGGAAGCCGCGCTGCGCTGGGCTGTCGAGCGCTGCCTGGGACTCCCGACCGGAAGCGAGCGCGATGGGCAGGGGCGCGTCCGCGCTCTCCCTGCCTTTCGGGAGGGTATCGCGAGCGACAGGGAGCTGGGCCAGCACCTCCGCGGCACCCCCTTCGATCCCGACCGTCCGCCGAGCCGCGATCTCCTGCGCCACCTGCTGGCCGTTCCCCGGCTCACCAGCGATCCGGTCGCCCAGGCGATCCTGGCAGCGAGCGCTGCGCTCGACCCGCTCAGCCAGCTCCGCAACCGCAGCATCGTCGCCCACGGCTTCGCCCCGGTCTCCCGCGAGGAGATCGAAGCGCGCTGCGCCGACCCGCTCGCCGCGCTCGGCCGCCTCGTCACGGCCGCGGGGCACGACCCGGCCACGCACCCGCTCGCAGCGAGTCGCGACGGTCTCCTCGCCGAGCTCGCCCGGATCTGAGCCGGACGCGCCGGAGCCGCTCGGTCTCCCGCAGCGCTCGCGCGGTACTGGCAACTCCGGGACGCGTCGTCACGCTGGTCGTCGAGCCCTGACCCCGGCACGCTCCTTGCCGATGAGCCGCGCTTCGAGTACCGTTCGAGTACGGCCATCCGATCTCCTCGCCGGTCGAGGACGGTGATCCACCGGTCGTCGCGCCGGTAGCCGGTTTCGACGCGACCGCGAGGACGAGTCCACCCGGCAGGCGTATGACGACGCTCGTCTGCTGCGTCGGCAACAGCGATCTCGCGTTGGACGGTCGCTCCCTGGCGGTCCGCAACCACCAGGGCGCTGTCCAGTCCTTCCGCGCTGCGACCGAGCAGCTCCTGACGCAGGCCGCGGACGCGCTCGACCGCCTCGACGCTCCCGTGCTCCGTCCCCTCCTCGACTGGGCGATCGCCCGTCTGCGCCCGCAGCCGCCGGCCCTCCATGTCGTCCTGCTCGCGACCGACCAGCAGCCCCCGCACCCGCAGGATACGGTCTTCGCGGCCCGCCTCCTGGAACGCTGGCTGGAGCACCGGTACGCCGCACGTGCCCACCTGACCGTCCATCTCCGGAACCTCCACGGGAACCCGGCCGACTACGACGCCATGTACCGTGCCGTCGGTGACGTGCTGCGTGAGCTCGCCGGCTCCGCGTTGCCGCGGCCGATCGTCGTCTCGCTCACCGCTGGGACGCCGGCCATCACCTTCGCGCTCACCGTCCATGCCGTCGACCGGTTCGGCAGCCACTGCAGCTTCGTGTACCTCCCGCGGGGCAGCGAGACACCGCAGGAGCTGCAGGTGCGACGGTGGCTGCAGCGTTCGGCCCTGCTCGCGGACGCGCGGCGGGAACTCGAGCGCGGTGAGTTCGGCCGGGCCGCCCTCCTGCTCCAACAGGCTGGCGTCCCGCGCGCCGTCTGGCAGCTGGCCCAGGCCGGCGACCACCGTCTCGCCTATCACTTCGACGAGGCCCGATCGAGCGCTCGCCAGGCGCTGCGCGACCCGCGCACCCGGCCGCTCGCCCAGGAGTTCCTCCGCGAGCTCGAGGAACTGGCCGCTGCCCAGCGGACACTCGTCGAGCGGGGCGGCAAGGAGCCCGTCCCCGAGGCCTGCGAACCCCTGCTCGCCGAAATGGTCGCCAACCTGCGGCTGGTCTGGCAGCAAGAGCGCGAGGCCGACTTCCTCGCCCGTCTCTACCGCTTCCACGAGATGATGCTGCGCTGGCTGGTCGAGGAACAGCTCGGCGCACCGGTCCACACCGCGACCGGTGAGGCGACACCGGCTTTCCGGCACTGGTGGCGGTCGCGCCCCGAGCTGCAGCGCCAGGCAGCAGCACGCAACCTGAACCCCGAACGGATCACCCGGCCCCTGCTCGACTTCCTCCTCTCCAGCATCCCGGCCGTGCGGCGCGACCGCGAGATCCTGGCGCAGCTCAACCGGCTGACCCAGTTCCGGAGCCAGACGTTCGTCGGCCACGGCTTCCTCGGTGTCCGGCGCGACGACATCCTCGCGCTCTACCGGGAGCGTGCCGGGCCGAACGCGGACCCGATGCAGGACATCGAGCACCTCGCCCGACGGCTGCAGCTCGGCAGCCAGGCCGATTGGCCCGAGCGTCTGCGCGACGCGTTGCTCCAGCTCCTCGACCAGTGGGAGACGGAACAGCACTGAAAGGACGCGTGCGATGCCGGTCGCGCTCGTCTTCCAGCTCCACCCGCTCCGCGATGCGTTGCTCCCGCCGTTCCTCGGTCGGGCAGCGCACGCTGCCCTGCTGCGCGCGCTCGCGACCGTCGACCCGGCGGCTGCGCGGGAGCTGCACGATCTGCCCGGTCAGCGCCCCTTCACCGTCGCGGTCCTCGAAGAAGGAGTCCGCTCAGGTCGGCGAGAGACACCCGCCCGCGCCGGTGTGCCGCTGCACCTGCGGGTCACCCTGCTCGACGATGAGCTCGAGTCGCTGGTGATCCGAGCATTGGCTCCCGGGTCGCCGGTCCAGCTCGGCCAGCTGCCGCTCACGGTCGGCGAGCCAGCGACCGACCATCCACTGGCCGGGCGAGCGCGGTACGAGGAGCTGGCAGCGCTCCTCGAACCGGGCACGCGGCATCCGCTCCGCCTCCGCCTGCGCTTTTTCTCGCCGACGACCTTCCACCAGGGGACGCACCACCTGCCGCTGCCGCTCCCGAAACTCGTCTTCGGCAGCCTCGCCGAGCGGTGGAAC from Thermomicrobium sp. 4228-Ro includes the following:
- a CDS encoding fumarylacetoacetate hydrolase family protein, giving the protein MRLVTYSERGRTSVGVLEDGWILDIPQAYTELVRQQGVTDAVGRALAECPPDMALLLARDGLGRAREAVAFAREELARDRESALQRGMVVAADAPAVRLRAPLLRPGKIICLGLNYADHARETNSPIPQYPELFNKFANALIGPGEPIVLPRVSQQVDYEAELAVVIGKAGRYIDEARALEYVAGYTILNDVSMRDFQFRGRQWMQGKTFDRSTPLGPWIVTADEIPDPQALEISCEVSGEVLQRSSTREMIFGVATVIAYISQIMTLEPGDVIATGTPAGVGFARDPKRLLRPGDVVRVTVEKIGTLENPVVAEE
- the cas10 gene encoding type III-A CRISPR-associated protein Cas10/Csm1 gives rise to the protein MDEFQTLLVAALLHDLGKLWQRTGQRHGDRYVGYGPSDYGHNGAHAKWSADAVEEWLPQWRAAADAILRHHQPTDRLARLVALADRLSAAEPDDAESDQPPVPPGGGALWAATRPGQRQLRSIFTRLQLAGAPDPAPAYWPLAPLALAPEVLFPNASPVDEASERQGYEALWQRLVEDLETIPATLDFDARLTTVLHLLHRYTWCVPSAYYRQNVADISLYDHLRTTAAIAAALDRSGLDDETLAALLEHQLPHWDSPRLALLAADVTGIQRFLYTLTAARAARSLRGRSFFLQLVTEAVGRWLLRRLDLPIVNLLYAGGGRCYLLTQLPSDDQLTALRHDLDRILLATTDGELYLALACRPLACADLAEPERFRAAWNALHAALQEAKARKFAALDPVELADRLFAPRGIGGPEPPCAICRREDPRARREDDERICRRCDSLIDLGTALRRARWLFLREVQPLSPDDAASPSYQSTLQALGLELHLAETDDELRALVQLGPGTLLRIDDTDFLTGPALDVAEASGTIGLGFAFLANVVPLDPDGSVTEFATIATSGAGASGLGILRMDVDDLGRLFAEGLGQHLSLSRLASLSSGLRLFFEGWLAELARHWNRTKRPVYLVYAGGDDVFAVGHWQSMASFARTVRDDFHRFTQDNPSLHLSAGIAVVPEHAPLYQAADDAREALEAAKLRSEDGRVVKNAVTFLGRTLDWSRFSTVAARVEQLASFVARGELPRSFLHGLAAIGRLYEEAHDEAQRRGTLRPGQLVYGRWLWLAAYFLARAAERLPEGSAAREWIERLRDEIRHPDVIATLWLAARWAELATRKEEKG
- the csm2 gene encoding type III-A CRISPR-associated protein Csm2, giving the protein MSVQRPASGQARGGGRPGFEPPTEEEIRRIVVEGDPLTLVQVAERVGRDLARPGGNPRSPDALATSQIRSVFGKVRELDIHVRTAAASVTELDQETYRELQLLRPKLAYQAARTNGKGVQWLKETLEPAILLVERDRERFQHFVDFFEAILAYHKAYGGQ
- the csm3 gene encoding type III-A CRISPR-associated RAMP protein Csm3, which encodes MDSEGRAPTSATARPANRNATILGRIRLTGIVRAITGLRIGGAAGGLAIGALDNPVVRDPLTNQPYVPGSSLKGKLRSLSERIEGLTTNWRINNVYIHVCAGDRQDGRNPTYDNCPVCPVFGVPGDQYPSAPTRLVVRDAFLTESSVRELEALRLDLPYSEIKWEAAIDRVTSAAVPRQVERVPAGAAFACEMVYTLYEPRDVDRFWTVARALALLEDDYLGSYGSRGSGKVRFENLTLSVRPRPHYDQPVAQLPQRTFDSVDALLAARDDVLAWLREAAGLAGQAG
- the csm4 gene encoding type III-A CRISPR-associated RAMP protein Csm4, translated to MPTVTTYLLRFRGPLHVAERGVGIEETAEFVHSDTLFSALCSVVRLGWGESELQRFLAPFRAGEPSFLFSSAFPFAGSVRFLPKPQLALPSPPPDDARKRLRQTRWVSLGLFQAWLSGELPGDAFAPAAFLPPVAAWLLPSERRALPRSFTRDGIPLWVRDVVPRVAIDRVTNASQVFRSGRLRFGPDCGLFVLVEWRDASWRPLVEAALAELGQLGLGGLRSTGHGQFSLEPGEEIDVPEREQAPGLVTLSLYAPTRSELAAGVLGPFARFDLALRGGWIASPDGASYRRRELRMVSEGSVVARPPGTTVLGQLVDVTPEVMRTVHPVYRYGYAFTVPVDLKE
- the csm5 gene encoding type III-A CRISPR-associated RAMP protein Csm5; translation: MSEPARARPLLALRSYQLELEVLSPLHVGAGGPPLVGGYDVVADAARGRFYLIDVERLIAERMTEERIRRGEDPRVDNLITSDEWPQYTRAVLPGPRGQDVASQTRQHWTLLPFARDARGHPYLPGSSLKGALRTALAYALLREELRSLAQQGQPQRFEGTPIGRALLDQLGAERRPSREWFARPLETRLFQQSEQFDPNHDLLRALRPADSAPLPPDATVVEQVGIYRLTGDGLQLVSRKHRWLVEALPEGTRLQLRLDLDFGVARGLPAQERKVVEIEQLFRACREFAWRLVGVELRRMQETRSQVTGFYRELAERIREAARAATPETYLQLGWGTGWRAKTIGPLLELSDVEDGREVLAQLVTGLRLGRGQQKLPFPRTRRFVERNSQAARPLGWVCLRLLAAPAGADA
- the cas6 gene encoding CRISPR system precrRNA processing endoribonuclease RAMP protein Cas6, whose translation is MPVALVFQLHPLRDALLPPFLGRAAHAALLRALATVDPAAARELHDLPGQRPFTVAVLEEGVRSGRRETPARAGVPLHLRVTLLDDELESLVIRALAPGSPVQLGQLPLTVGEPATDHPLAGRARYEELAALLEPGTRHPLRLRLRFFSPTTFHQGTHHLPLPLPKLVFGSLAERWNAFAPVHIAPEVVRGFEHLRVAAYHLETRLVDTGQGKLVGFQGWCEYRSDAVEPPVRAAARALAEFATYAGVGHKVAMGLGQAGLALSCSPERADRTTA